One Desulforhopalus sp. DNA segment encodes these proteins:
- the htpG gene encoding molecular chaperone HtpG, giving the protein MTSKTATYEFQAETKKLLDIVINSLYTERDVFIRELISNAADALEKFRHESLTESDVFDGHLPLEITIDLDEKNNTLTITDTGIGMTRAELEHNLGTIAHSGSNTFMSQLAEAARKDVSLIGQFGVGFYSAFMAGNTVRVQSRSWDKSEGHEWLSDGTGTFTISEMPGLHRGTKIIIELKDDAKDYVQKWKIEGIIKQYSAFVSFPIMLEGEVVNTVQALWTRNKSDIKEEEYSEFYKFIGGAVSEPMYRLHFSADAPLAINALLFVPAENFEMFGFGKVDPGVNLYCQRILIDQHSKNILPEWLRFLKGVVDSEDLPLNISRQALQDNALVAKIRKVITKRFLKHLEDDAKNDSEKYLKFWDTFGIYLKEGATNDYEFQKELGKLLRFESSKSEAGKPIALADYVLRMGPEQKEIYYINGPSRAAIEAGPYVEMFKKKDIEILYTLEPIDDFVLNHLGEFDGKKLVSADRADLALAKDEEEVKAEEKTGGEQLDKDALAKLTEWMKKVLEATISDVVVSKRLVDAPAMIVNPDGYMTSSMERILAASRKEHGLPGMGASKKKMEINPGNPLIKKLAALHGRDEDFAAEVARQIHDNAMIQAGLVVDPLAMVERNYRILGRVVEG; this is encoded by the coding sequence ATGACCAGCAAGACAGCAACCTACGAATTTCAGGCAGAAACCAAAAAGCTCCTCGATATTGTAATCAACTCCCTTTATACCGAGCGCGATGTCTTTATCCGCGAGTTGATCTCCAATGCCGCCGATGCCCTGGAGAAATTTCGCCATGAGAGTCTCACCGAGTCCGATGTCTTCGACGGCCACCTGCCGTTGGAGATTACCATCGACCTGGATGAAAAAAACAACACCCTGACAATCACCGATACCGGGATAGGCATGACCCGTGCCGAACTTGAGCATAACCTCGGCACCATCGCCCACTCTGGATCGAACACCTTCATGTCCCAGCTTGCCGAGGCGGCGCGAAAGGATGTTAGTCTTATCGGCCAATTTGGCGTTGGCTTCTATTCCGCCTTTATGGCCGGCAATACGGTGCGAGTGCAAAGCCGGTCGTGGGATAAAAGCGAAGGCCATGAATGGCTGTCCGACGGTACCGGTACCTTCACCATCTCCGAGATGCCAGGGCTGCACCGCGGCACGAAGATCATCATCGAACTGAAGGATGATGCCAAGGACTATGTCCAAAAGTGGAAGATTGAAGGCATCATCAAGCAGTATTCCGCCTTTGTGTCCTTTCCGATCATGCTTGAAGGAGAGGTCGTCAATACCGTTCAGGCCTTGTGGACGAGAAACAAGAGTGACATCAAGGAAGAAGAGTACAGTGAGTTTTATAAATTCATAGGCGGGGCCGTTTCCGAGCCGATGTACCGCCTGCATTTTTCCGCCGATGCGCCGCTGGCCATCAACGCCTTGTTGTTTGTCCCGGCGGAGAACTTTGAGATGTTTGGCTTTGGCAAGGTCGACCCCGGGGTCAACCTCTATTGCCAGCGGATCCTCATCGATCAGCATTCTAAAAATATCCTGCCGGAATGGCTGCGTTTTCTTAAGGGGGTGGTCGACAGCGAAGACCTGCCACTCAACATTTCCCGGCAGGCCCTCCAGGATAATGCCCTGGTGGCGAAGATTCGCAAGGTCATCACCAAACGTTTTCTGAAACACCTTGAAGATGATGCCAAAAACGACAGTGAAAAGTACCTGAAGTTCTGGGACACCTTCGGCATCTATCTCAAAGAAGGGGCAACCAACGATTATGAATTTCAGAAGGAACTTGGCAAGTTGCTTCGGTTCGAGTCGTCAAAGTCCGAGGCGGGCAAACCCATCGCCCTGGCCGATTATGTACTGCGGATGGGACCGGAGCAGAAGGAGATCTATTACATCAACGGACCGAGTCGGGCCGCCATTGAGGCTGGGCCGTACGTGGAGATGTTCAAGAAAAAGGACATTGAAATCCTCTATACCCTGGAGCCGATCGATGATTTCGTCCTCAATCATCTCGGCGAGTTCGACGGGAAAAAACTGGTTTCCGCCGATCGAGCCGACCTGGCACTTGCTAAAGATGAGGAAGAAGTTAAGGCTGAAGAGAAAACCGGTGGTGAACAACTCGACAAGGACGCCTTGGCGAAGTTGACCGAATGGATGAAAAAGGTCCTTGAAGCAACCATCTCCGATGTCGTGGTTTCAAAACGGCTGGTCGATGCCCCGGCGATGATTGTCAATCCTGACGGCTACATGACATCCTCAATGGAGAGGATTCTTGCGGCGAGCAGGAAGGAGCATGGTCTGCCGGGGATGGGTGCATCGAAGAAAAAAATGGAAATCAACCCGGGTAACCCATTAATCAAAAAGCTTGCCGCCCTGCATGGCCGGGATGAAGATTTTGCCGCCGAAGTGGCACGGCAGATTCATGATAACGCCATGATCCAGGCCGGGCTTGTTGTCGATCCTCTAGCGATGGTCGAGAGAAACTATCGTATCCTCGGTCGTGTGGTTGAGGGCTAA
- a CDS encoding protein-L-isoaspartate(D-aspartate) O-methyltransferase, producing the protein MIDPYETGRLRMVQEQLLNRDISDPRTLAAMAEVPRHWFVDDAMHGRAYGDHPLPIGAGQTISQPYIVALMTQALGLRGNEKVLEIGTGSGYQAAVLSRLCSQVFTVERINSLLAGARRVFDKLHYFNIRSKLDDGTTGWVDFCPYDAIIVTAGGPEIPDPLIAQLADPGRLIIPVGDQYEQVLQLLEKKDGKITITSLVGVRFVDLVGEHGWNR; encoded by the coding sequence GTGATCGATCCGTACGAAACAGGACGATTGCGCATGGTTCAGGAGCAACTCCTGAATCGCGACATTTCCGATCCCCGCACCCTTGCAGCGATGGCTGAGGTTCCCAGGCACTGGTTTGTTGATGATGCCATGCATGGTCGGGCCTATGGTGATCATCCCTTGCCGATTGGCGCCGGACAGACTATCTCCCAGCCATATATTGTCGCTCTCATGACTCAGGCCCTCGGGTTACGGGGCAATGAAAAGGTTCTGGAAATAGGCACTGGTTCCGGTTATCAGGCCGCCGTGCTGTCAAGGCTGTGTAGCCAGGTATTTACTGTTGAACGGATAAACTCCCTACTTGCCGGTGCCAGACGGGTTTTTGATAAGTTGCACTATTTCAATATCCGATCAAAACTTGACGACGGCACAACGGGTTGGGTGGATTTTTGTCCGTATGATGCCATCATCGTTACCGCCGGAGGGCCGGAGATTCCTGACCCTTTGATCGCCCAACTCGCCGACCCCGGTCGCCTGATCATCCCGGTTGGTGATCAATACGAACAAGTTCTACAGCTTCTAGAAAAGAAAGACGGAAAAATTACCATTACTTCTCTAGTAGGAGTCAGGTTTGTTGATTTGGTCGGAGAGCACGGTTGGAATCGATGA
- a CDS encoding Ni/Fe hydrogenase subunit alpha has translation MSKTIKIDPVTRIEGHARILLDCDENDKVEEAFFCVNELRGFERILVGMQAHTLPQVTARICGVCPTAHHLVAAKALDNAAGVEIPEAAKLLREYMYMGHVIHSHALSLFVLAGPDLVFGLKGDPAKQNIVGMVEAEPELTKKGLRLRSLGQKINETIGGRGIHPVTAVAGGISFALSDGQFQRLRELTAEAVALATELAGPLKALLMRLFDNNPQLLANLNVSSWYVGNVAQDGMLNLYDGQIRAMDESGSIKTEFAASQYLDFLAERAVTTSYAKEVYFDFEGREHMYRVGSLARLNVIDGINTPLAQAEFELFRANFGRPCHNAVIQMYAKLIEMVYACERAEQLINDPALRGENRVPVQFKGGRGVAHIEAPRGTLIHDYEIDEKGIVRAANMIIATQQNTSVINKSLKEGANALMQGAEDEKMFNALEFVVRCYDPCLACSTHAIGRMAMAVEIRRNGRIVRQMRRN, from the coding sequence ATGTCTAAAACGATTAAAATCGATCCGGTTACCAGGATTGAGGGGCACGCCCGTATTCTCCTCGACTGCGATGAAAACGATAAGGTTGAGGAAGCCTTTTTTTGCGTCAACGAGCTTCGCGGTTTTGAGCGGATACTTGTGGGCATGCAGGCCCATACCCTACCGCAGGTGACGGCGCGTATCTGTGGAGTTTGCCCCACCGCCCACCATCTCGTGGCGGCCAAGGCCCTTGACAACGCCGCCGGCGTGGAGATCCCGGAAGCGGCCAAGCTGTTGCGGGAATATATGTATATGGGCCATGTCATCCACTCCCATGCCTTGTCGCTGTTTGTCCTGGCCGGCCCTGATCTGGTGTTTGGCCTGAAGGGTGACCCAGCCAAACAGAATATTGTTGGTATGGTTGAAGCCGAACCGGAATTGACGAAGAAGGGCCTGCGTCTTCGAAGCCTTGGGCAGAAGATCAATGAGACCATTGGTGGCCGGGGGATACATCCGGTCACCGCCGTGGCGGGCGGCATATCCTTTGCTCTCAGTGACGGGCAGTTTCAACGCCTCCGCGAGCTGACTGCTGAAGCTGTCGCCCTGGCCACAGAGCTCGCTGGACCGTTGAAAGCACTGTTGATGCGGCTTTTCGATAATAACCCTCAGCTGCTTGCCAACCTCAATGTATCAAGCTGGTATGTGGGCAATGTGGCGCAGGATGGGATGCTGAATCTCTACGACGGACAAATCAGGGCCATGGATGAGTCGGGGAGCATCAAGACTGAATTTGCCGCGAGCCAGTATCTTGATTTCCTTGCCGAGAGAGCAGTGACCACCTCTTACGCCAAGGAGGTGTACTTTGATTTTGAGGGGCGTGAGCATATGTACCGGGTCGGCAGCCTGGCCAGGCTGAACGTCATTGATGGCATCAATACCCCGCTCGCCCAGGCGGAATTCGAGTTGTTCCGGGCGAATTTTGGCCGACCCTGTCACAACGCAGTGATCCAGATGTATGCCAAGCTCATCGAGATGGTATACGCCTGCGAACGTGCCGAGCAATTGATCAATGACCCTGCTCTGCGCGGCGAAAACCGGGTACCTGTGCAGTTCAAGGGTGGACGCGGCGTGGCCCACATCGAGGCCCCTCGGGGAACCCTCATTCACGATTATGAAATTGACGAAAAAGGAATTGTGCGGGCGGCCAATATGATCATCGCTACCCAGCAAAACACATCCGTTATTAATAAATCCCTGAAAGAAGGCGCCAATGCCCTCATGCAAGGCGCGGAGGATGAGAAAATGTTCAATGCTCTTGAGTTTGTCGTGCGCTGTTATGATCCCTGCTTGGCTTGCTCGACCCACGCCATCGGCCGGATGGCAATGGCAGTGGAAATACGCAGAAATGGCCGGATTGTACGCCAAATGCGGAGGAACTGA
- a CDS encoding 4Fe-4S dicluster domain-containing protein — MLEMTINEKGCRGCQFCLEVCPTECFSFDVNTGKAKVAALENCIGCLSCAFICPSGAISHKNHHEVKNFYRNIEFSKRMEKFL, encoded by the coding sequence ATGCTTGAAATGACAATAAATGAGAAGGGCTGCCGCGGCTGTCAGTTCTGCCTTGAGGTCTGTCCAACCGAGTGTTTTTCCTTTGATGTCAATACCGGTAAGGCCAAGGTGGCAGCTCTTGAAAACTGTATCGGCTGTCTCAGTTGTGCCTTTATTTGTCCATCCGGGGCGATCAGCCACAAGAATCATCACGAGGTTAAGAATTTTTATCGCAACATTGAATTCAGCAAGCGGATGGAGAAATTCCTATGA
- a CDS encoding hydrogenase maturation protease — MSAAALVVCIGNELVADDGVGWVVYQRLQERGVTENVRLVFLGLGGIDLLEEIDGESLLVVVDGVQLGAPPGTIHQLGWQQLPVSPARPVSGHGIGIREAISVGLKLYPERVPKEIFLVGVEGRCFDELGTGLTDEVALAVPQAVTTVLNLIQAHTSKSG; from the coding sequence ATGAGCGCTGCCGCTCTGGTTGTCTGCATCGGTAACGAACTGGTAGCCGACGACGGGGTTGGATGGGTAGTTTATCAGCGACTCCAGGAAAGAGGTGTAACAGAAAATGTCCGGCTTGTTTTCCTCGGGCTGGGAGGGATCGACCTGCTTGAGGAAATCGATGGTGAGTCCTTGCTGGTGGTGGTTGACGGGGTGCAACTGGGTGCCCCCCCCGGTACCATTCACCAGCTTGGTTGGCAGCAGCTTCCCGTCAGCCCAGCCCGGCCGGTGAGCGGTCACGGTATCGGTATCCGCGAGGCGATTAGCGTTGGGCTGAAATTGTATCCGGAAAGGGTACCGAAAGAAATCTTTCTCGTCGGTGTTGAAGGCAGGTGCTTTGACGAATTGGGTACGGGATTAACCGACGAGGTCGCCTTGGCTGTTCCGCAGGCTGTTACTACCGTCCTCAACTTAATACAAGCGCATACGTCAAAGTCCGGGTAG
- a CDS encoding peroxide stress protein YaaA has translation MQIITSPSKTQHFNGREYSDYSLPRLQKKTKTLIDLLKKMSREELALLLHTSEKLTDVSYRRIHSLTTKVTLQNASQALFTYQGDAYSAITADRYSDEELSHAQRHLFILSALHGILRPLDLIQPYRLEMATPLAIDSNQNLYQYWRDPVTEILKADLAKDNERTLIILASTEYAKLVDKKEFSGAIITISFKERQQGRYRTIPVYAKRARGLMVHYVISKRISDPLLLRDFREDGYGYCATESTEREWVFCRKS, from the coding sequence ATGCAGATTATTACCTCACCTTCCAAAACCCAACACTTCAACGGCCGGGAATACAGCGACTACTCCCTGCCACGTCTGCAAAAGAAAACCAAAACCCTCATCGACCTGTTAAAAAAAATGAGCCGTGAGGAACTCGCCTTGTTGCTGCATACCAGCGAAAAACTAACAGATGTCAGCTATAGACGAATCCATAGCCTTACCACCAAGGTCACACTACAAAACGCCAGTCAAGCCCTATTCACCTACCAAGGGGATGCTTACAGCGCCATCACCGCTGACCGATACAGCGACGAGGAATTGAGTCATGCTCAAAGGCATCTCTTTATCCTTTCGGCACTACATGGAATCCTCAGGCCTCTCGACCTTATCCAGCCGTATCGTCTGGAAATGGCCACCCCCTTGGCTATTGATAGTAACCAAAACCTGTATCAGTATTGGCGAGATCCGGTTACCGAAATCCTCAAAGCAGATCTTGCCAAGGATAATGAGCGCACGCTCATCATCCTTGCCTCAACGGAATACGCCAAGCTAGTTGATAAAAAGGAATTTTCGGGCGCGATCATAACCATTTCCTTCAAAGAACGCCAGCAGGGAAGATATCGCACCATCCCAGTTTATGCCAAAAGGGCACGCGGTCTCATGGTCCACTATGTCATCAGTAAACGGATTAGCGACCCCCTCCTGTTGAGGGATTTTCGCGAGGATGGCTATGGGTACTGCGCAACGGAATCAACAGAGAGAGAATGGGTATTTTGCCGCAAGAGCTGA
- a CDS encoding PFL family protein, with the protein MLRSDQILATVEMIQKENLDVRTVTMGLNLLDCRGGGIDQTCEKIRSKIESYAGNFVPTCEAMSRKYGIPVVNKRIAVTPIAFVGAGFHQDDFVRLAITLDEAAAAVGVDILGGFSAQVEKGLTATDREFIAAIPAALAATNKVCASINIASTQKGINMDALAMMGKTVKDLAEMTADKGGFGAAKFVVFCNQPGDNPFMAGAIHGLEEAEAVLNVGVSGPGVIARALERLIHNHPAPGTLQLDELAEEIKQTTFRVTRCGELIGRAVSLSLGIEFGVVDLSLAPTPTIGDSVGEIFKILGVDAIGAPGSTAILAMLNDAVKKGGIFASRNVGGLSGAFIPVMEDALLAEAVGNGSLCLEKLEAMTCVCSVGLDMVAIPGSVDADTISAIIADEMALGVINCKTTAARLIPVPGKEAGDHVSFGGLFGASPIMPIRNVGMSSRFIAWGGRMPAPIHSFKN; encoded by the coding sequence ATGTTACGTTCAGACCAGATCCTTGCCACCGTTGAGATGATTCAAAAGGAAAATCTTGATGTCCGGACAGTAACTATGGGCCTCAATCTCCTCGATTGCCGAGGCGGAGGCATTGACCAGACCTGTGAAAAAATCCGCAGCAAGATCGAGAGTTATGCCGGGAATTTTGTCCCCACCTGTGAGGCGATGAGCCGGAAATACGGGATTCCGGTGGTCAACAAACGCATTGCCGTCACCCCTATTGCCTTTGTCGGCGCTGGATTTCACCAGGATGATTTCGTCCGCCTGGCCATCACCCTTGATGAGGCGGCAGCGGCGGTGGGCGTCGACATTCTCGGCGGTTTCTCGGCCCAGGTGGAAAAGGGCCTAACCGCAACCGACCGTGAGTTTATCGCCGCAATTCCCGCCGCCTTGGCGGCGACAAACAAGGTCTGCGCCTCGATCAATATCGCCAGCACCCAGAAAGGCATCAACATGGACGCCCTGGCGATGATGGGCAAGACCGTCAAGGATCTGGCGGAGATGACCGCCGACAAAGGTGGCTTCGGAGCCGCCAAGTTCGTGGTTTTCTGCAATCAACCCGGTGACAACCCGTTTATGGCCGGGGCAATCCACGGCCTTGAAGAGGCGGAGGCGGTACTGAATGTCGGAGTCAGCGGTCCGGGGGTTATTGCCCGGGCGCTTGAGCGACTGATCCACAACCATCCGGCCCCGGGCACCCTGCAACTCGATGAATTGGCGGAGGAGATTAAGCAGACCACCTTCCGGGTAACACGCTGCGGCGAGCTGATCGGTCGGGCGGTTTCCCTGTCCCTCGGCATCGAATTCGGTGTCGTCGACCTTTCGCTCGCCCCAACCCCAACCATCGGCGACAGCGTCGGCGAAATCTTCAAGATTCTCGGTGTCGACGCCATCGGCGCTCCCGGCTCAACCGCCATCCTCGCCATGCTCAACGACGCAGTAAAAAAGGGTGGAATTTTTGCCAGCCGCAATGTTGGTGGACTCAGCGGCGCCTTTATCCCGGTCATGGAGGATGCCCTGCTCGCCGAGGCGGTTGGCAACGGCTCATTGTGTCTGGAAAAACTTGAGGCAATGACCTGCGTCTGTTCGGTGGGCCTTGATATGGTAGCCATCCCCGGTTCGGTCGATGCCGACACCATCTCGGCAATCATTGCCGACGAAATGGCCCTCGGAGTTATCAACTGCAAAACCACCGCTGCCCGGCTTATTCCGGTCCCCGGCAAGGAGGCCGGCGATCATGTTAGCTTCGGTGGTCTTTTCGGAGCCAGTCCGATCATGCCGATTAGAAATGTCGGGATGTCCAGCCGCTTTATCGCCTGGGGCGGCAGAATGCCGGCGCCGATCCACAGCTTTAAAAATTAA